A genomic region of Alistipes megaguti contains the following coding sequences:
- the hepC gene encoding heparin-sulfate lyase HepC: MKRIFTKISLYGLVISTALLTGCLGDEIRGTDDGSGSETTDSTIPGNSVIDARVFEALNLDLPELASVKAYYESDQYYLAAQALLNYFRTRTQVNANVNLIAPSITAEEQARADWALPVTGDAQDGYRFWVDGYADGDRPYSYQTGSKLDWTKRATAETEERFRLHRLQWMIPQGKAYRTTLDENYVTSWMSVYESWLETFPLPAGDYDFNADPSSQPEEVREALYAWRPIDVSYRLADQCDLIYYFMQSTAFTPQMLASYLSNLVEQAGHVMNHYSENGEELAQESYAVWRAGTIFPEMKQAAEWVKSGSQAMNDGVDISILNLLDLSYGGLSKVSAAYAAGDYRLALQELLNYYRTRTHGLNPNVKIESDKATDTEKSWADYAFRENGYRFYVKNYFDASAGSNVPYSYLNAEGTGIDWTIWPTKEQEHRYQLHRHQWMILQGKAYNATHDERYVANWMEVYGDWLRQNPKPDVDLDYTVYPENLPAEYRNAGWSWRPLDVAARVIDQCGLLEYYQNSETVTAEWLSTVLKHLDEQVNHIMKNYSTTSNHLITQAQAVTFAGMLFPELKNAATWRTNGPGVLGQQVTAQYFNDGWLKDGDLSYHISGIEDFRSSLLVAQLNGGESYFPSNFVSSMRKMTDVVMNMIYPDYSVPNMADTRAASWTKSVLTRNLKNYMTLFPDNAELTWLATEGAQGTQPATNVVTFPDGGYYVMRTGWTMQDLMMVLQNTPDGPSEQWHRQSDNNTFELWAKGRNFFPDSGAGSYGGNSESNAIRSRYAATTAHNTLTLDGRNVSSDGRMLKQESKSTSSYAYEVLVLENPSYTGLTHRRTIFLVNNKFYVILDEGYGSAEGTVNLNFNVTPGDDSQVVLDSSENGFHTAFGDGNNLYVRSASNKEMTFAEKQGFVAYNVVTSSYKETARKAYQLNVTKSASDEAVRYVTVLYPTTDATAVKGFESDLGEWSASGASISVRIDGKTYNLSYTL; the protein is encoded by the coding sequence ATGAAACGAATCTTTACGAAGATCTCGCTGTATGGTCTCGTGATCTCGACGGCCCTTCTGACGGGGTGTCTGGGCGACGAAATCCGGGGCACCGATGACGGCAGCGGTTCGGAGACGACCGATTCGACGATTCCCGGCAACAGCGTGATTGATGCACGCGTTTTCGAGGCGTTGAATCTGGATCTTCCGGAACTGGCCTCCGTGAAGGCCTACTACGAGTCGGATCAGTACTATCTGGCCGCGCAGGCTCTGCTGAACTATTTCCGTACGCGGACGCAGGTCAATGCCAACGTCAACCTGATTGCGCCGTCGATCACGGCCGAGGAGCAGGCCCGGGCCGACTGGGCGCTTCCCGTCACGGGAGATGCGCAGGACGGCTACCGCTTCTGGGTCGACGGCTATGCCGACGGCGACCGTCCCTACTCCTACCAGACGGGCAGCAAACTCGACTGGACCAAACGCGCAACGGCCGAAACCGAGGAGCGCTTCCGCCTGCACCGCCTGCAATGGATGATCCCGCAGGGCAAGGCCTACCGCACGACGCTCGACGAAAACTACGTCACGTCGTGGATGTCGGTCTACGAGAGCTGGCTGGAGACCTTCCCGCTTCCGGCTGGCGACTACGATTTCAATGCCGATCCTTCGAGCCAGCCCGAGGAGGTGCGTGAGGCGCTCTACGCCTGGCGTCCGATCGACGTGTCGTACCGTCTGGCCGATCAGTGCGACCTGATCTACTATTTCATGCAGTCGACCGCCTTCACGCCGCAGATGCTCGCCTCCTACCTGTCGAATCTGGTCGAGCAGGCCGGCCACGTGATGAACCACTACTCGGAGAACGGGGAGGAGCTGGCCCAGGAGTCCTATGCCGTATGGCGGGCCGGTACGATTTTCCCCGAGATGAAGCAGGCGGCCGAGTGGGTCAAGAGCGGTTCGCAGGCGATGAACGACGGCGTCGACATCTCGATTCTCAATCTGCTGGATCTTTCGTACGGCGGATTGTCGAAAGTTTCGGCCGCCTATGCCGCCGGAGACTACCGTCTGGCCCTGCAGGAGCTGCTCAACTACTACCGCACGCGCACCCACGGTCTGAATCCCAACGTGAAGATCGAGAGCGACAAGGCTACGGATACCGAGAAGTCGTGGGCCGACTACGCCTTCCGTGAAAACGGCTACCGCTTCTATGTGAAGAACTATTTCGATGCGTCGGCCGGGTCGAACGTTCCCTATTCCTACCTGAATGCGGAGGGGACGGGCATCGACTGGACGATCTGGCCCACGAAGGAGCAGGAGCACCGCTACCAGCTGCACCGCCACCAGTGGATGATCCTGCAGGGCAAGGCCTACAATGCGACGCACGACGAGCGTTACGTGGCGAACTGGATGGAGGTCTACGGCGACTGGCTGCGTCAGAACCCCAAACCCGACGTGGATCTCGACTATACGGTCTATCCCGAGAATCTGCCTGCGGAGTATCGCAATGCGGGGTGGTCGTGGCGACCGCTGGACGTTGCGGCGCGGGTGATCGACCAGTGCGGGCTGCTGGAGTACTACCAGAATTCGGAGACTGTGACGGCCGAGTGGCTTTCGACCGTGCTCAAGCACCTCGACGAGCAGGTGAACCATATCATGAAGAACTACTCCACGACGTCGAACCATCTGATCACGCAGGCCCAGGCGGTGACCTTCGCGGGCATGCTCTTCCCCGAGCTGAAGAATGCCGCAACGTGGCGGACGAACGGTCCGGGCGTGCTCGGACAGCAGGTTACGGCGCAGTATTTCAACGACGGCTGGCTCAAGGACGGCGACCTTTCGTACCACATTTCGGGCATCGAGGATTTCCGTTCGTCGCTGCTCGTGGCGCAGCTCAACGGCGGTGAGAGCTACTTCCCGTCGAATTTCGTGTCGTCGATGCGCAAGATGACCGATGTGGTGATGAACATGATCTACCCGGACTATTCGGTGCCCAACATGGCCGATACGCGGGCTGCGTCGTGGACCAAGAGCGTGCTGACGCGCAACCTGAAGAACTACATGACGCTCTTCCCCGACAATGCCGAACTGACGTGGCTGGCCACCGAGGGGGCGCAGGGCACGCAGCCCGCGACAAATGTCGTGACGTTCCCCGACGGCGGCTACTACGTGATGCGTACGGGCTGGACGATGCAGGATCTGATGATGGTGCTGCAGAATACGCCGGACGGTCCCTCGGAGCAGTGGCACCGCCAGTCGGACAACAATACGTTCGAACTCTGGGCCAAGGGCCGCAACTTCTTCCCCGATTCGGGAGCGGGCTCTTACGGCGGCAATTCGGAGTCGAATGCCATCCGTTCGCGCTACGCCGCCACGACGGCCCACAATACGCTGACGCTCGACGGCCGGAACGTCTCGAGCGACGGCCGCATGCTCAAGCAGGAGTCGAAATCGACCTCGTCGTACGCCTACGAGGTGCTGGTGCTGGAGAACCCCTCCTACACGGGGCTGACCCACCGGCGCACGATCTTCCTGGTCAACAACAAGTTCTACGTGATCCTCGACGAGGGCTACGGCTCGGCCGAGGGTACGGTCAACCTGAACTTCAACGTGACGCCGGGCGACGATTCGCAGGTGGTGCTCGATTCGTCGGAGAACGGTTTCCACACGGCCTTCGGCGACGGCAACAACCTCTACGTGCGGAGCGCTTCGAACAAGGAGATGACCTTCGCCGAGAAGCAGGGCTTCGTGGCCTACAACGTCGTGACCTCCTCCTACAAGGAGACCGCGCGCAAGGCCTATCAGCTCAACGTGACGAAGAGCGCTTCGGACGAGGCGGTTCGTTACGTGACGGTGCTCTATCCGACGACGGATGCCACGGCCGTGAAGGGCTTCGAGAGCGACCTGGGCGAATGGTCGGCCTCGGGGGCCTCGATCTCGGTCCGTATCGACGGCAAGACCTACAACCTGTCGTATACGCTGTAA
- a CDS encoding surface glycan-binding family protein: MKSLFRNICLAVLGLLGAAAFTACGEDETSDGGLDLYYASIVDIGPSMLFNSDAPTWYGPTPSEFAITAITLNDAAVTSESFTINSTTGVVSITHTENLEPGVYKLTVSCLSGGVRHTFKDIFTVHMSPATPEALELSSPTLEIPYAELETSEAKVTVTPVGESVSIQSYSLVQPEGAEYFAISLAGEVTLNANFKGEVMPGNYPLPITVKTYAGEMTYEGLLTGRITSEPLSVSYPTSSGRIEAGMSFLGTTPTLKGSPDEVAWTIRQIRPGEGSPETDLIKIDPATGVISVDEGNNLQVGAVYTLDLTVTNSFGSTDFDGAYTLTVVDYIEPIDASTFAYDPVEAIQGGEFKAEKRSGFVGDEAVFAFGTLPAAVEGQLTIDQATGAVSAAKGHSIPLGDYEIPVVASNLKGQAETTLRLTVGENPYYFTTISYGNNLGLTPAENYASQFRCPTSGDLTSLQLTPTTDAKPGTQLTWSIKIKHQCKETLIDSQTGVISPKGFKANNGGLILVTATAGKGQVGETSVTVPVFFSFIQAVSGVTIHYTPFVFQVNPRTGGTSAAPTVEGVDPSLFAIDYRRTFNYYNIAGPHTDGQPSVAGSLMNIVWSSYYTSIGSATVNMGSKDPVSYYSNSSRLSSALCYVDPTTKALVVNPNKWVDGNGVAANGAMIGQMTFVTDGNSGNVSNGSQVFPIWIWFDEKF, from the coding sequence ATGAAATCACTGTTTCGAAATATCTGTCTTGCCGTGCTCGGACTGTTGGGCGCGGCGGCCTTCACGGCCTGCGGAGAGGATGAGACGTCGGACGGCGGTCTGGATCTCTACTATGCGTCGATCGTCGACATCGGTCCTTCGATGCTCTTCAATTCGGATGCGCCGACGTGGTACGGCCCCACGCCGTCGGAGTTTGCCATCACGGCCATCACCCTCAATGATGCGGCGGTCACGAGCGAGAGCTTCACGATCAACTCGACGACGGGTGTGGTCTCGATCACCCATACGGAGAATCTCGAGCCGGGGGTCTACAAACTGACCGTTTCGTGCCTTTCGGGCGGCGTCCGCCATACGTTCAAGGACATCTTCACGGTCCACATGTCGCCGGCCACGCCCGAGGCGCTGGAGCTCAGCTCGCCGACGCTGGAGATTCCCTATGCCGAGCTGGAGACCAGCGAGGCCAAGGTGACGGTGACGCCCGTGGGCGAGTCCGTATCGATCCAGAGCTACAGTCTGGTCCAGCCCGAGGGCGCGGAGTACTTCGCGATCTCGCTGGCCGGTGAGGTGACGCTCAACGCCAACTTCAAGGGCGAGGTGATGCCGGGCAACTACCCGCTGCCGATCACGGTGAAGACCTACGCCGGCGAGATGACCTACGAGGGTCTGCTGACGGGCCGCATCACGAGCGAACCGCTTTCGGTGAGCTATCCCACGTCGTCCGGCCGCATTGAGGCCGGGATGTCCTTCCTCGGCACGACGCCGACGCTGAAGGGTTCGCCCGACGAGGTGGCATGGACCATCCGCCAGATCCGCCCGGGCGAGGGGAGTCCGGAGACGGATCTGATCAAGATCGACCCGGCGACGGGTGTCATTTCGGTCGACGAGGGCAACAACTTGCAGGTCGGTGCGGTCTATACGCTGGACCTGACGGTGACCAACAGCTTCGGGTCGACGGATTTCGACGGCGCCTACACGCTGACGGTTGTCGACTACATAGAACCCATCGACGCCTCGACCTTTGCCTACGATCCCGTTGAGGCGATCCAGGGCGGCGAATTCAAGGCCGAGAAGCGCAGCGGCTTTGTCGGTGACGAGGCGGTCTTCGCCTTCGGAACGCTGCCGGCAGCCGTCGAGGGCCAGTTGACGATTGATCAGGCAACGGGTGCTGTTTCGGCCGCCAAGGGCCATTCGATTCCGCTGGGCGATTATGAGATTCCGGTGGTGGCCTCCAACCTGAAGGGTCAGGCCGAGACCACGCTCCGACTGACCGTGGGCGAGAATCCCTACTACTTCACGACGATCAGCTACGGCAATAATCTGGGTCTGACGCCGGCGGAGAACTACGCCAGCCAGTTCCGCTGCCCGACGTCGGGCGATCTGACGTCGCTGCAGCTCACCCCGACGACCGATGCCAAACCGGGTACGCAGCTGACGTGGTCGATCAAGATCAAGCATCAGTGTAAAGAGACGCTCATCGACTCGCAGACGGGTGTCATCTCGCCCAAGGGCTTCAAGGCCAACAACGGCGGCCTGATTCTGGTGACGGCGACGGCCGGCAAGGGCCAGGTCGGCGAGACCTCGGTGACGGTTCCGGTCTTCTTCTCGTTCATCCAGGCCGTGAGCGGCGTGACGATCCACTATACGCCGTTCGTCTTCCAGGTGAACCCGCGCACGGGCGGCACGTCGGCTGCGCCGACCGTCGAGGGCGTCGATCCGTCGCTCTTTGCGATCGACTACCGTCGTACGTTCAACTATTACAACATTGCCGGTCCGCACACCGACGGACAGCCTTCGGTGGCAGGGTCGCTCATGAACATCGTCTGGAGTTCCTACTACACGAGCATCGGCAGCGCCACGGTCAACATGGGCTCGAAGGATCCCGTCTCCTACTATTCGAACTCGTCGCGGTTGAGCTCGGCGCTGTGCTACGTCGATCCCACGACGAAGGCGCTGGTTGTCAACCCGAACAAGTGGGTCGATGGCAACGGTGTGGCCGCCAACGGAGCGATGATCGGTCAGATGACCTTCGTCACGGACGGCAATTCGGGCAATGTGAGCAACGGTTCGCAGGTCTTCCCGATCTGGATCTGGTTCGACGAGAAATTTTAA
- a CDS encoding TonB-dependent receptor — MKHILNRAFGLRGVLTLLALTVVFAATAQNKITGKVTDENNQPAIGANVVVKGTTQGVSTDLKGTYTLSVKKGAVLVFSYLGYKQQEVTVNTQTVIDVKLEPETNVMDEVVVVGYGAQKRSDLTGAIASVSAKDVEGFKSGSVMEALGGQIAGVQITATDGTPGAGFDIKIRGIGSVNGETTPLYIVDGFQVDNIDYLSNSDIASIEVLKDASSSAIYGSRAANGVVMVTTKSGKVGRPVVTYNGSASYRDISRTLDLLTPYEFVRLQTEAWPDKFGDTYYKSGNDDNGVPYRYQTLDDYIGVAGIDWQGETFQPTWSQDHNVSVSGGSDKTKYAFSFSDFLENGIFKNSAFNKITAKMRVNHKISKLLSIDATVNYAFTDKRGMGTSGDNGRFNMLGQILRARPTGGLRMTDEELLNSAIDPLELESSESLSQVNPIKQAESVTNTKKAEMWGGNLALNFNFGKGWSFRMAGSYNTTNTRNYQFYYDGSKEAYRNGQTPYGSTQMTRDVRWTNFNYLTYKYKQKNGHAFDVMLGQETSFRGTEYLKGQATDFPFDNLGNDNLGLGATPSQVTSSRSDNLLVSFFARGNYSYKDRYLFTATIRADGSTVFSKNNKWGYFPSFSAAWRISEEPFMKKQEVISNLKLRAGWGVVGNDRITNYLSLTLYTQNKYGYGNSLITVLSPKQLPNEDLKWEASQSTNIGLDLGLFRNRLNITADLFLKDTKDLLMAANKAYVSGFGSQWQNVGKIRNKGLELAINSTNIASKSGFRWTTDFNISFIRNELRALADGARTMYTAASWNSDYTGYDYMAQVGQSLGLIYGYVFDGVYQSSDFEVDAATGETRLRAGVPDMSEHYTSGTFGPGVVKYKDVDGDGKITTNDRTVIGNGTPKWYGGITNTFSYKGIDLSFMFQFNYGNDVYNATRMYASQTQDQRSNMMAEVADRWTATNASNSVPRWDGYVKNELYSRFVEDGSFLRLKNLTVGYTLPQHWTRKFYVSKLRIYFTAQNLFVVTGYSGYDPEVNMRASNPMTPSFDWGAYPRSKVYTMGLDLSF, encoded by the coding sequence ATGAAACATATATTGAACCGGGCATTCGGGCTGCGGGGGGTATTGACCCTCCTGGCCCTGACGGTGGTCTTCGCGGCCACGGCCCAGAACAAGATAACGGGCAAGGTGACCGACGAGAACAACCAGCCGGCCATCGGAGCCAACGTCGTGGTGAAGGGCACGACGCAGGGCGTCTCGACGGACCTGAAGGGCACCTACACGCTCTCGGTCAAGAAGGGAGCCGTACTGGTCTTCTCCTACCTGGGCTACAAGCAGCAGGAGGTGACCGTGAACACGCAGACGGTCATCGACGTCAAACTCGAACCCGAAACCAACGTGATGGACGAGGTGGTCGTGGTGGGTTACGGCGCCCAGAAGCGCAGCGACCTGACGGGAGCCATCGCCTCGGTCTCGGCCAAGGATGTCGAGGGCTTCAAGTCGGGATCGGTCATGGAGGCGCTGGGCGGCCAGATTGCCGGTGTGCAGATTACGGCGACGGACGGTACGCCGGGTGCGGGCTTCGACATCAAGATCCGCGGTATCGGCTCGGTGAACGGTGAGACGACGCCGCTCTACATCGTCGACGGCTTCCAGGTCGACAACATCGACTACCTCTCGAACTCGGACATCGCCTCGATCGAGGTGCTGAAGGATGCCTCGTCGTCGGCCATCTACGGATCGCGCGCCGCGAACGGCGTGGTGATGGTGACGACCAAGTCGGGCAAGGTGGGACGTCCGGTGGTGACCTACAACGGATCGGCCAGCTACCGCGACATCTCGCGGACGCTCGATCTGCTGACGCCCTACGAGTTCGTGCGGCTGCAGACCGAGGCGTGGCCCGACAAGTTCGGCGACACCTACTACAAGTCGGGCAACGACGACAACGGGGTTCCCTATCGTTACCAGACGCTGGACGACTACATCGGCGTAGCGGGCATCGACTGGCAGGGCGAGACCTTCCAGCCCACGTGGTCGCAGGATCACAATGTCTCGGTGTCGGGCGGTTCGGACAAGACGAAGTATGCCTTCTCGTTCTCGGACTTCCTCGAGAACGGTATCTTCAAGAACAGTGCCTTCAACAAGATCACGGCCAAGATGCGCGTGAACCACAAGATCTCGAAGCTGCTCTCGATCGACGCCACGGTCAACTACGCCTTTACGGACAAGCGCGGTATGGGAACGTCGGGCGACAACGGCCGTTTCAACATGCTGGGTCAGATTCTGCGGGCCCGCCCGACGGGCGGTCTGCGGATGACCGACGAGGAGCTGCTCAATTCGGCGATCGACCCGCTGGAGCTCGAGTCGTCGGAGTCGCTCTCGCAGGTGAACCCCATCAAGCAGGCCGAGTCGGTGACCAACACCAAGAAGGCGGAGATGTGGGGCGGCAACCTGGCGCTGAACTTCAACTTCGGCAAGGGGTGGAGCTTCCGCATGGCCGGATCGTACAACACGACCAACACGCGCAACTACCAGTTCTACTACGACGGATCGAAGGAGGCCTACCGCAACGGCCAGACCCCCTACGGCTCGACGCAGATGACGCGCGACGTGCGCTGGACGAACTTCAACTACCTGACCTACAAATATAAGCAGAAGAACGGCCACGCCTTCGACGTGATGCTGGGTCAGGAGACTTCGTTCCGCGGAACGGAGTATCTGAAGGGACAGGCGACCGACTTTCCGTTCGACAACCTGGGCAACGACAACCTCGGTCTGGGCGCCACGCCGAGCCAGGTGACCTCGTCGCGGTCGGACAACCTGCTGGTGTCGTTCTTCGCGCGCGGCAACTACAGCTACAAGGACCGCTATCTGTTCACGGCGACGATCCGAGCCGACGGTTCGACGGTCTTCTCGAAGAACAACAAGTGGGGTTACTTCCCGTCGTTCTCGGCGGCATGGCGCATCTCGGAGGAGCCCTTCATGAAGAAGCAGGAGGTGATTTCGAACCTCAAGCTGCGAGCCGGCTGGGGCGTCGTGGGTAACGACCGCATCACGAACTACCTCTCGCTGACGCTCTACACGCAGAACAAGTACGGCTACGGCAACAGCCTCATCACGGTGCTCTCGCCCAAGCAGCTGCCCAACGAGGATCTCAAGTGGGAGGCTTCGCAGAGTACGAACATCGGTCTGGATCTGGGTCTGTTCCGCAACCGGCTGAACATCACGGCCGACCTCTTCCTCAAGGATACGAAGGATCTGCTGATGGCGGCCAACAAGGCCTATGTTTCGGGCTTCGGGTCGCAGTGGCAGAACGTGGGCAAGATCCGCAACAAGGGTCTCGAGCTGGCGATCAACTCGACGAACATCGCCTCGAAGAGCGGCTTCCGCTGGACGACGGACTTCAACATCTCGTTCATCCGCAACGAGCTGCGTGCGCTGGCCGACGGCGCCCGGACGATGTACACGGCCGCCAGCTGGAACAGCGACTACACGGGTTACGACTACATGGCGCAGGTGGGTCAGTCGCTGGGTCTGATCTACGGTTATGTCTTCGACGGGGTCTACCAGTCGTCGGATTTCGAGGTGGACGCCGCCACGGGTGAGACGCGCCTGCGTGCGGGCGTGCCCGACATGTCGGAGCACTACACGAGCGGCACGTTCGGCCCCGGCGTGGTGAAGTACAAGGATGTGGACGGCGACGGCAAGATCACGACGAACGACCGCACGGTGATCGGCAACGGTACGCCGAAGTGGTACGGAGGTATCACCAACACCTTCTCCTACAAGGGCATCGACCTGAGCTTCATGTTCCAGTTCAACTACGGCAACGACGTCTACAACGCCACGCGCATGTACGCCTCGCAGACGCAGGACCAGCGTTCGAACATGATGGCCGAGGTGGCCGACCGCTGGACGGCGACCAACGCCTCGAACAGCGTTCCGCGCTGGGACGGCTACGTGAAGAACGAGCTCTACTCGCGCTTTGTCGAGGACGGATCGTTCCTGCGACTGAAGAACCTCACGGTGGGGTACACGCTGCCGCAGCACTGGACGCGGAAGTTCTACGTCTCGAAGCTGCGCATCTACTTCACGGCGCAGAACCTCTTCGTGGTGACGGGCTACTCGGGCTACGATCCGGAGGTGAACATGCGGGCCTCGAACCCGATGACGCCGTCGTTCGACTGGGGCGCCTATCCGCGCAGCAAAGTATATACGATGGGTCTTGACCTGTCCTTCTAA